A stretch of Kaistella flava (ex Peng et al. 2021) DNA encodes these proteins:
- a CDS encoding GLPGLI family protein, which produces MKNILLFILFLSNFCFAQSHRFIYEYKFVADSTKSDSIIVENTRLEIFKDHSEFVSDLNAIRDSLSATRKNIGDEDGAFPIGNYKNIVYKSKELNYSLEFVGIQPFKVLQNEKLNWELLKETKNIQGYHCQKAIINFGKRNWIAWFTQEIPLQEGPSVFGNLPGLIIQINDEKNQHSFSLIANYKTANVKTNIIERPYLLSATITRSQFNKKWNIYRNNPIGGTEQFMIMNPGLLSGKSFDAHGNEMDLTQAKREELNYAKRLIGDVNNYLDLELYK; this is translated from the coding sequence ATGAAAAACATATTACTATTTATTCTATTTCTCTCCAACTTCTGTTTTGCTCAGTCGCACCGATTTATTTATGAATATAAATTTGTTGCTGACTCAACAAAAAGCGACAGTATTATTGTTGAAAATACAAGATTAGAAATTTTTAAAGACCATTCTGAATTTGTGAGCGATTTGAATGCAATAAGAGATTCTCTTTCTGCGACTAGAAAAAACATTGGTGATGAAGATGGTGCTTTTCCAATAGGGAATTATAAAAATATCGTTTACAAAAGTAAGGAACTTAACTATAGTTTAGAATTTGTAGGAATTCAACCTTTTAAAGTATTACAAAATGAAAAACTTAATTGGGAGCTTTTAAAGGAAACTAAAAATATTCAAGGCTATCATTGTCAAAAAGCCATCATCAATTTTGGAAAAAGAAATTGGATTGCCTGGTTCACTCAAGAAATACCACTTCAAGAAGGACCTTCTGTTTTTGGCAATCTTCCTGGTTTAATCATCCAAATTAATGATGAAAAAAATCAACATTCTTTTTCATTAATCGCCAATTATAAAACTGCAAATGTAAAAACAAATATTATTGAAAGACCTTATCTTTTATCTGCTACAATAACTCGCTCACAGTTTAATAAAAAGTGGAATATTTACAGGAATAATCCCATAGGTGGTACTGAACAGTTTATGATTATGAATCCTGGGCTGCTCAGTGGAAAAAGTTTTGATGCGCATGGAAATGAAATGGATCTGACACAAGCAAAAAGAGAGGAATTGAACTATGCTAAAAGATTGATTGGAGATGTTAACAATTATTTAGATTTAGAACTTTACAAATAA
- a CDS encoding TlpA disulfide reductase family protein has translation MKKLTYAICLLLLFYSCSKNNSVKIIGDIPNLPDGTIYLWKETMLTKIDSAKVTKGRFEINFEHKVKEPFYLGLFHVDKNGLKRIFGFKTNVPKWGSPTFMSDPLINIKGNIEDYIPVNLITSPEVIFTNSPIIKAGKQTEALYNTGDQIFGNNNPEKINMIKEKLKKFPYSYHILYSIIKNKTTFNTHQTDDFLKLFDDNIKQSEPYKGLVKYNNKVKEIKKIVFPILESSIGEKAAVIDTNYERHLIVFWASWCGPCRLEIPMLKSVYESNGKNIEFISISTDDDRNSWKNALMQEQMPWKQFVVDQKNPSFNDLQILLKFNTVIPYTVLVDNNLKILGASTGLSSEQDLLLLIKK, from the coding sequence ATGAAAAAACTAACCTATGCTATTTGTTTATTATTACTTTTTTACTCGTGTAGTAAAAATAATTCAGTAAAGATTATTGGAGATATTCCCAATTTACCTGATGGTACTATTTATCTCTGGAAAGAAACCATGCTTACCAAAATAGATAGTGCGAAAGTAACAAAGGGTAGATTTGAAATAAATTTTGAACATAAAGTAAAAGAACCTTTTTATCTAGGGTTATTTCACGTTGATAAAAATGGACTTAAAAGAATTTTTGGTTTCAAAACAAATGTGCCAAAATGGGGCTCTCCTACTTTTATGTCAGATCCGTTAATTAATATTAAAGGAAACATTGAAGATTATATACCTGTAAATCTTATAACATCTCCAGAGGTAATATTTACTAATAGCCCAATAATAAAAGCAGGGAAACAAACGGAGGCATTATATAATACTGGTGATCAAATTTTCGGAAACAATAATCCGGAGAAGATAAATATGATAAAAGAAAAACTTAAAAAGTTTCCTTATTCTTATCATATACTTTACAGTATTATTAAAAATAAAACTACATTTAATACCCATCAAACTGATGATTTTCTCAAACTGTTTGATGACAATATAAAGCAGAGTGAACCTTACAAGGGTCTCGTAAAATATAACAATAAAGTAAAAGAAATTAAAAAAATAGTATTTCCTATATTAGAAAGCAGTATTGGAGAAAAAGCTGCCGTGATTGACACTAATTACGAAAGACATCTCATTGTTTTTTGGGCAAGTTGGTGTGGTCCCTGCAGATTGGAAATTCCCATGCTTAAAAGCGTATATGAAAGCAATGGAAAAAATATAGAGTTTATTTCTATATCTACGGACGATGATAGAAACTCATGGAAAAATGCACTTATGCAAGAACAAATGCCTTGGAAGCAGTTTGTTGTAGATCAGAAAAACCCATCTTTTAACGATTTACAAATATTATTGAAATTCAATACAGTCATCCCTTATACTGTATTAGTTGATAACAATCTGAAAATTTTGGGAGCTTCTACAGGATTATCTTCCGAGCAAGATTTGCTTTTGCTGATTAAAAAATAG
- a CDS encoding GLPGLI family protein codes for MKNLKRTWKKELQLLSEATSTSRCFYNKESSNCNSTINFSHAEGKNLFLNKSFIMYNKIFFIISFLFCNTLQSQDKRFFYQYDYYPDSTDVQLKKTEVMFLDIFKEKSEFFSQTKLASDSLLAEADRTGKYAMSFKDMNNTYKIIKSINGEVVYENTELEMGRIVIKDDRKINWKILKDKKQINNYTVQKAKAFFAGREWEAWFTTEIPINDGPYKFHGLPGFIVNIADVKLQHQFTLMGNKNLEASYRYPDLKEKKIELSLEKYKELLNFYRNDPASKIRMKYMAGKIPHQRDHNGNTVSGMDIVLRVEKSLKEKISKDNNIIEIDLLRY; via the coding sequence ATGAAAAATTTAAAAAGAACTTGGAAAAAGGAATTACAACTGTTAAGTGAAGCAACATCAACATCTAGATGTTTCTATAATAAAGAATCCAGTAATTGTAATTCAACGATAAATTTCTCTCATGCGGAAGGAAAGAATCTTTTTTTAAACAAATCGTTTATTATGTACAATAAAATATTTTTTATTATTAGTTTTTTGTTCTGCAATACATTACAATCTCAAGACAAGCGTTTCTTTTATCAATACGATTATTATCCTGATTCTACAGATGTTCAACTGAAGAAAACCGAAGTTATGTTTCTTGATATTTTTAAAGAAAAATCAGAATTTTTCAGTCAAACAAAACTTGCTTCCGATTCCTTGCTAGCAGAAGCCGATAGAACAGGAAAGTATGCAATGTCTTTCAAAGATATGAACAACACTTATAAAATTATTAAATCAATAAATGGAGAAGTTGTTTATGAAAATACTGAATTAGAAATGGGTAGAATAGTAATAAAGGATGATAGAAAAATTAATTGGAAAATTTTAAAAGATAAAAAACAAATTAATAATTACACCGTACAAAAAGCAAAAGCCTTTTTTGCAGGTAGAGAATGGGAAGCGTGGTTTACAACTGAAATACCAATTAACGATGGACCTTATAAGTTTCATGGTTTGCCTGGCTTTATTGTTAATATTGCTGATGTAAAATTGCAACATCAATTTACTTTAATGGGGAATAAAAACTTGGAAGCATCTTATAGATATCCTGATTTAAAAGAAAAAAAAATAGAACTGTCTCTGGAAAAATACAAAGAATTACTAAATTTTTACAGAAATGATCCTGCATCAAAAATTAGAATGAAATATATGGCAGGGAAAATACCACATCAAAGAGATCATAATGGAAATACAGTTTCCGGAATGGACATCGTATTAAGAGTTGAAAAAAGTCTGAAAGAAAAGATTTCAAAAGATAATAATATTATAGAAATTGATTTGTTACGATATTAA
- a CDS encoding DUF6624 domain-containing protein, with protein sequence MLLLFLFTSVNAQEYSKLISEANKLYETKDYKMSTDLYDKAFKIESKNPSHLYNGACASSLAGNTKKAFKWLNLSIEKGWTNLKHLNSDTDLENLHSKKEWGKTIEKLEKKLEIIESNYDKPLQAELLTIYDEDQKYRKQIHETLKKSSDDSKEMQDLWKITLQSDSINLLKVKKILDEKGWVGKDKVGAQANSAIFLVIQHSDLETQKKYLPMMKEAVIKGNADSGSLALLIDRIEIREGRKQIYGSQIGTKPDNKTQYVLPLIDPDNVDKRRAEVGLGSISDYVKNWNLSWDVEKYKSELPELEKLNK encoded by the coding sequence TTGTTATTATTATTTTTATTCACAAGCGTTAATGCTCAAGAATATTCAAAATTAATAAGTGAAGCAAACAAATTATATGAAACAAAAGATTATAAAATGTCTACTGATTTATATGATAAAGCTTTTAAAATTGAAAGCAAAAATCCAAGTCACTTATATAATGGCGCATGTGCATCTTCTTTAGCTGGAAATACAAAAAAAGCATTTAAATGGTTGAACTTATCCATAGAAAAAGGTTGGACAAATCTAAAGCACTTAAATTCTGATACCGATTTAGAAAATTTACATTCAAAAAAAGAATGGGGAAAAACAATTGAAAAGTTAGAAAAAAAATTAGAGATAATAGAATCAAATTATGATAAACCCTTGCAGGCTGAATTATTGACAATTTATGACGAAGACCAAAAATATAGAAAACAAATCCATGAAACTCTAAAAAAATCCAGTGATGATTCTAAAGAAATGCAGGATCTCTGGAAAATAACACTTCAGAGCGACTCCATTAACTTATTAAAAGTAAAAAAAATATTAGATGAAAAAGGTTGGGTTGGTAAAGATAAAGTGGGCGCACAAGCCAACAGTGCAATATTCCTCGTCATTCAACATTCAGATTTGGAAACGCAAAAAAAATATTTACCGATGATGAAAGAAGCTGTAATAAAAGGAAATGCAGATTCAGGTTCTTTAGCTTTATTAATTGACAGGATCGAAATTCGAGAAGGTAGAAAGCAAATTTACGGAAGCCAGATAGGAACCAAACCAGATAATAAAACTCAATATGTTTTACCTTTAATTGATCCTGACAACGTAGATAAAAGAAGAGCAGAAGTTGGCTTAGGTTCAATCTCTGACTATGTTAAAAATTGGAATTTAAGTTGGGACGTGGAAAAGTATAAAAGTGAATTACCCGAATTAGAAAAATTAAATAAATAG
- a CDS encoding GLPGLI family protein, whose product MQKYIILFIFSILSLQLSSQNHRITYEYSFKMDSLNRNLIEKELMNLDITQDGSNFYSSGKFVYDSLTSIEEKRAQSMKSHHVDFSKIPLNHKIEYSVTKKYPNFETKLHTAINGDQFSVLNAGKLNWNILAQNKEIEGLKAQKATTEFGGRKWIAWFTTEIAIQDGPYKFSGLPGLILNIEDEKGDHAFKFVGSKKVIAYPTFNVDSEVKPLEISAKKFTQLWKEYTNDPTKKIRQIFSQNSEAKLQMFDNTGREISRQEILIMRDQQAKEKLKKNNNFLELSLYQ is encoded by the coding sequence ATGCAAAAATATATTATCCTCTTTATTTTTTCAATACTGTCGCTTCAATTATCCTCCCAAAATCATAGAATAACTTATGAGTATTCATTTAAGATGGATTCTCTGAATAGAAATCTAATTGAAAAAGAACTGATGAATTTAGATATAACGCAAGACGGTTCCAATTTTTACAGCAGTGGAAAATTTGTTTATGATTCTCTGACAAGTATTGAGGAGAAAAGGGCGCAATCTATGAAATCACATCATGTGGATTTTTCAAAAATTCCGTTAAATCATAAAATTGAATATTCCGTGACCAAAAAATATCCCAATTTTGAAACAAAGCTCCACACCGCAATTAACGGAGATCAATTTTCTGTACTTAATGCAGGCAAATTAAATTGGAATATTCTGGCTCAAAATAAAGAAATTGAAGGTTTAAAAGCCCAGAAAGCAACTACTGAATTTGGTGGAAGAAAATGGATTGCTTGGTTCACTACAGAAATAGCTATCCAAGACGGACCTTATAAATTTAGTGGTTTACCTGGACTCATCCTAAATATTGAAGATGAAAAAGGAGATCATGCATTTAAATTTGTTGGGAGTAAAAAAGTAATTGCATATCCAACTTTTAATGTTGACTCAGAAGTTAAGCCATTGGAAATTTCTGCTAAAAAATTCACTCAGTTATGGAAAGAATATACTAATGATCCTACAAAAAAAATCCGTCAGATTTTTTCCCAGAATTCAGAAGCGAAACTACAGATGTTCGATAATACTGGAAGGGAAATTTCAAGGCAGGAAATCCTAATAATGAGAGATCAGCAAGCTAAAGAAAAATTAAAGAAAAATAATAATTTTTTAGAATTATCACTATATCAATGA
- a CDS encoding GLPGLI family protein translates to MYSQIFTYQYQFIPDSTATENKISQLMILNINKDRSEFYSIEKMKIDSTLLARRNKGNNDPRYTQSEYISTYRILKYPNEKTLDHKLTLGVTSYLLKDDRKINWKLESEFVEILGYKVQKATTTFGGRKWIAYFTRDIPFTDGPYKFRGLPGLIVKVTDENDQHLFELVGVKNSTENFIYPSSVSLKDLPAINYKMFKRKFEEYRGNPAADLMGSIPDQPDRNGNMKTGTELWLEISKREKDKLKKDNNLIEIDLLK, encoded by the coding sequence ATGTATAGTCAAATTTTCACGTATCAATACCAATTTATACCAGATTCTACTGCAACAGAAAATAAAATTTCTCAACTAATGATTTTAAACATTAATAAAGATCGATCTGAGTTTTATAGTATAGAAAAAATGAAAATTGACTCCACACTTTTAGCTAGAAGAAATAAGGGAAACAATGATCCCCGATATACTCAAAGTGAATATATTTCAACTTACAGAATTTTAAAATATCCAAATGAGAAAACACTTGATCATAAACTTACTTTAGGAGTAACATCATATTTATTAAAAGATGATCGAAAGATTAACTGGAAATTAGAATCAGAATTTGTCGAAATACTTGGGTATAAAGTTCAAAAGGCAACAACCACTTTCGGAGGTAGAAAATGGATCGCTTATTTCACCAGAGATATTCCTTTTACCGATGGACCCTATAAGTTTCGCGGCTTACCTGGACTTATTGTAAAAGTTACAGATGAAAACGACCAACATTTATTTGAATTAGTAGGTGTAAAAAACTCTACTGAAAACTTTATTTATCCTTCCTCCGTCAGTTTAAAAGATTTACCTGCGATAAACTATAAAATGTTTAAAAGGAAGTTTGAAGAATACCGAGGAAATCCAGCAGCAGATTTAATGGGGAGTATTCCCGACCAACCTGATCGCAATGGAAATATGAAAACAGGAACAGAACTTTGGTTAGAAATTTCAAAGAGAGAAAAAGATAAACTAAAGAAAGATAATAATCTTATAGAAATTGATTTATTAAAATAA
- a CDS encoding GLPGLI family protein — MKTILFFFQKTVCLILFIFSLTIFAQNSSISYEFIYKTNPTQKDRIKKQNYKLDILGGKSIFRTESRRSSDSLIAKTGFGLGYNTDPNHELYLTKDRDHSIIRKHFVSPLSRDKFFIKIDDQLKWKILPETTVIANFNCQKAEVEYGGRNWFAWFTKEIPVSEGPYCFHGLPGLILQIQDDQEDYLFKATEIKNLANSSLFEIDGGKQITWNQFNKILQDYFDSPYNFAKAKGMKVVKDNGSGGTMEIDYRKRVKETQEMLLENNNPIELNYKIKYR; from the coding sequence ATGAAAACCATCCTATTTTTCTTTCAAAAAACAGTCTGTTTAATACTGTTTATTTTCAGCTTAACAATATTTGCGCAAAACTCTAGTATTTCCTACGAATTTATTTATAAAACCAATCCGACTCAAAAAGACAGAATAAAAAAGCAGAATTATAAGCTTGATATTTTAGGCGGAAAATCAATTTTTCGTACTGAAAGCCGTAGATCTTCTGATTCACTAATTGCGAAAACAGGATTTGGTTTGGGTTATAATACAGATCCTAACCATGAACTCTATTTAACAAAAGATCGAGATCATTCGATTATTAGAAAGCATTTTGTCTCACCATTGAGTCGTGACAAATTTTTCATTAAAATCGATGATCAGTTAAAATGGAAAATATTACCTGAAACTACAGTAATCGCAAATTTTAATTGTCAAAAAGCAGAAGTGGAATACGGAGGTAGAAATTGGTTTGCGTGGTTTACTAAAGAGATTCCAGTTTCAGAAGGACCTTATTGTTTTCATGGACTTCCAGGTCTTATTTTGCAAATTCAAGATGACCAAGAAGATTATCTTTTCAAAGCCACTGAAATAAAAAACTTAGCGAATAGTTCTTTGTTTGAAATAGATGGTGGGAAACAAATAACATGGAACCAATTTAATAAGATATTACAAGATTATTTTGATAGTCCTTACAACTTTGCAAAAGCGAAAGGGATGAAAGTTGTTAAAGATAACGGAAGTGGTGGTACAATGGAAATTGATTATCGAAAAAGAGTCAAGGAAACACAAGAAATGCTTTTAGAAAATAATAATCCTATCGAGTTGAATTATAAGATAAAATATAGATAA
- a CDS encoding GLPGLI family protein: MKKLKILLFLTLTNMAFAQNKLFLYEYKFIPDSANKDNLKEELMILNIQKDRSEFYSSERYASDSTQLAQSKKGIMAMPFNKVMVNDRVIKYPHSNLINYITIMFWDKYTVKQDIDLKWHLENSFDTILGYKVQKATTDFGGRKWTAWFTKEIPIQDGPYKFKTLPGLILKVEDSTKNHSFELIGIKGNTTKFDYPNVNNSKGYNLNYDQYVTKYKNFRKNPTADLVGKIPDQRDANGNFRTSTQIIKELNDQWVERLKKDNNIIEIDLLK; the protein is encoded by the coding sequence ATGAAAAAATTAAAAATTTTACTTTTTCTTACTTTAACAAATATGGCATTTGCCCAAAACAAATTATTTCTATACGAATATAAATTTATTCCTGATTCAGCTAATAAAGATAATTTGAAAGAAGAATTAATGATTTTGAATATTCAAAAAGATCGATCTGAATTTTATAGTTCCGAAAGATATGCTTCTGATTCAACTCAGTTAGCACAAAGTAAGAAAGGAATTATGGCAATGCCTTTCAATAAAGTAATGGTTAATGATAGAGTTATAAAGTATCCTCATTCAAATCTTATCAACTATATAACGATCATGTTTTGGGATAAATATACTGTGAAACAAGATATTGATTTAAAATGGCATTTAGAAAATAGTTTTGATACAATCTTGGGTTATAAAGTGCAAAAAGCAACAACTGATTTTGGCGGAAGAAAATGGACTGCGTGGTTTACGAAAGAAATCCCAATTCAGGATGGACCCTATAAATTCAAAACCCTTCCCGGTTTAATTCTGAAAGTTGAAGATTCAACTAAAAATCACAGTTTTGAATTAATAGGAATAAAAGGCAACACTACCAAATTTGACTATCCAAATGTGAATAATTCTAAAGGCTATAATTTGAATTATGATCAATATGTAACTAAATATAAGAATTTTCGAAAAAATCCAACAGCTGATTTAGTTGGTAAAATTCCAGACCAAAGAGATGCAAATGGAAATTTTAGAACTTCTACACAAATAATAAAAGAACTAAATGATCAGTGGGTGGAACGTTTAAAAAAAGACAATAATATCATCGAAATCGACCTGCTAAAATAA
- a CDS encoding tetratricopeptide repeat protein, with protein MIKELDGAQKKIFLELITNDAKVSLFSIQHQLYLDSLIAILPKEPFFWQQKAMPLFKQKKYELGMKYLDKAIELDPTDHYREYRAFIKCVFQKNYSESLEEFNYLTKINGDDGVIMDHPYSFWMGLCYLQLNEFDKAKNFIEKSIVFGQKNNFVNPYELFYLGIIEYEKENYQNAINNFNKSLEQYENFSDAKYYKALSLLNLNKKEEGQILLLEANNDFKNGFTFNEGNSLYEQFPYQVSNFMYMFATGYQKSEIP; from the coding sequence ATGATTAAAGAATTAGATGGAGCGCAAAAGAAAATCTTTTTAGAGCTTATCACTAACGATGCCAAGGTTTCTCTTTTTTCTATACAACATCAACTTTATCTGGATTCTTTAATTGCCATTCTTCCAAAAGAACCTTTTTTTTGGCAACAAAAAGCAATGCCCTTATTCAAGCAAAAAAAATATGAACTTGGGATGAAATATTTAGATAAAGCCATCGAACTTGATCCTACAGATCATTACCGAGAATACAGAGCTTTCATTAAATGTGTTTTCCAAAAGAACTATTCCGAATCTTTGGAAGAGTTTAATTATTTAACGAAAATCAATGGTGACGACGGAGTAATAATGGATCATCCTTACAGTTTTTGGATGGGTTTATGCTATTTGCAATTAAATGAATTTGATAAAGCCAAAAATTTTATAGAGAAATCGATTGTATTTGGACAGAAAAATAATTTCGTAAATCCTTATGAACTATTTTATTTAGGAATTATAGAATATGAAAAAGAGAATTATCAGAATGCAATAAACAATTTCAATAAATCATTGGAACAGTATGAGAATTTTTCTGATGCCAAATATTACAAAGCACTTTCCTTACTAAATCTTAATAAAAAAGAAGAGGGGCAAATTTTACTTTTAGAAGCTAATAATGATTTTAAAAATGGATTTACATTCAATGAAGGGAATTCTTTATATGAACAATTTCCCTATCAGGTTTCTAATTTCATGTATATGTTTGCGACTGGATATCAGAAATCCGAAATACCTTAA
- a CDS encoding GLPGLI family protein, which translates to MSAKKIIKMQLTLSLFFVLNTILIYCQNVTYTYELAYRPSQENRFVKNENYYLDISESQSVFRSEREKHSDSVNFESGRSSINYLDFNQIYSRKDLRTKKVFKTITTPIYGDSYDILIENLNWKISPETELISNINCQKATLEYGGRKWEAWFTESIPLPEGPYIFNGLPGLIIKIIDDKGDYAFSLIESKKAENNNLFKIKTGKLINWSIMEKIQMNFYENPFGELKSKSAKMIVTDDKGNKLDRSYDDMSRKMQKSLKEKNNPIELNDKIEYK; encoded by the coding sequence ATGTCAGCAAAAAAAATTATAAAAATGCAATTAACACTTTCTCTATTTTTTGTGTTAAATACAATTTTGATATATTGTCAAAATGTTACTTATACCTACGAATTAGCGTATAGACCAAGCCAAGAAAACCGTTTTGTGAAAAATGAAAATTATTATCTAGATATTTCTGAATCTCAATCAGTATTTCGTTCGGAAAGAGAAAAGCATTCTGATTCAGTAAATTTTGAAAGTGGAAGAAGTTCGATTAATTACCTCGATTTCAATCAAATATATTCGCGTAAAGATTTACGGACAAAAAAAGTGTTCAAAACGATTACTACTCCAATTTATGGGGATAGTTATGATATATTAATTGAAAATCTGAATTGGAAAATATCGCCGGAAACAGAGTTAATATCAAATATAAACTGTCAGAAAGCAACGTTAGAATATGGAGGGAGAAAATGGGAAGCATGGTTCACAGAAAGTATACCTCTTCCGGAGGGACCTTATATATTTAACGGTCTCCCCGGATTAATCATCAAGATAATTGACGATAAAGGAGATTACGCCTTTAGCTTGATTGAGTCAAAAAAAGCAGAAAATAATAATTTATTTAAAATTAAAACCGGAAAACTTATTAACTGGTCGATAATGGAGAAAATACAAATGAACTTTTATGAAAATCCATTTGGTGAATTAAAATCAAAAAGTGCAAAAATGATCGTTACCGATGACAAAGGAAATAAACTTGATAGAAGTTACGATGATATGTCAAGAAAGATGCAAAAATCTTTAAAAGAGAAAAACAATCCAATTGAGCTAAACGATAAGATAGAATATAAATGA